In Rutidosis leptorrhynchoides isolate AG116_Rl617_1_P2 chromosome 2, CSIRO_AGI_Rlap_v1, whole genome shotgun sequence, one genomic interval encodes:
- the LOC139888938 gene encoding uncharacterized protein, with translation MTGVPRSFNIEGSTFSTEHRLNKYKHLEPIHKKKRNLAKERDEAACKEVEELLQADIIRQAKYPTWVANPVMVKKSDGGWRMCVDFTNINKACPKDCYPLPEIDWKVESLTRGAKKQLPFLKVLKGCLGAKNIIWTEETEKAFDDMKSHIANLPTLTSPKQGETLYLYLATSKECISAVLVEKRERVQVPIYFVNRVLQGAEDNYPELEKLTLTLVHTSRKLRRYFQAHPIIVLTDKQIRQVLMKPKKLGRMAKWAIELGEHDIDFQARHSIKAQVLADFMVETTGTDEGSDSTFAQIITPFVETEEWKRFTDRASSSYGSGAGLMLVNPEGQEFTYVISFEFSTTNNEAEYEALFAGLRIAKEMKIEHLQAFVDSQHIANQVLGNFEARQPTIQLYLSKVIELIESFRGFSIEHVRRSQNKKADALRKLASITFAYLAKEV, from the exons ATGACTGGCGTCCCTCGATCATTCAATATTGAAGGTTCAACATTCTCCACGGAGCATCGGCTAAACAAATACAAGCACCTAGAGCCGATACATAAGAAGAAAAGAAACCTCGCCAAAGAAAGGGATGAGGCAGCTTGTAAAGAAGTGGAAGAATTGCTCCAAGCCGATATAATCCGGCAAGCAAAGTACCCAACCTGGGTTGCAAATCCAGTTATGGTTAAAAAGTCAGACGGAGGTTGGAGAATGTGTGTAGACTTTACGAATATCAACAAAGCTTGTCCGAAGGATTGTTATCCTCTACCAGAAATTGACTGGAAGGTAGAGTCTTTAACCAG GGGTGCCAAGAAACAACTGCCTTTCCTTAAAGTTCTAAAAGGATGTCTAGGGGCAAAAAACATAATCTGGACAGAAGAAACAGAGAAAGCCTTCGATGACATGAAGTCGCATATAGCGAATCTCCCAACCCTCACCTCCCCAAAGCAAGGAGAAACGTTATACCTATACCTGGCAACTTCCAAGGAATGTATCAGCGCAGTACTCGTGGAAAAGCGAGAAAGGGTACAAGTCCCCATATACTTTGTCAACCGAGTCCTACAAGGAGCAGAAGATAACTACCCAGAGCTTGAAAAGCTCACACTCACTTTAGTACACACCTCCAGGAAATTACGAAGGTACTTCCAAGCCCATCCCATTATTGTGTTAACTGACAAACAAATTAGGCAGGTACTCATGAAGCCGAAAAAGTTGGGGCGAATGGCCAAATGGGCCATCGAGCTAGGAGAACATGACATCGATTTCCAAGCCCGACATTCGATCAAAGCTCAGGTACTAGCGGATTTCATGGTAGAAACAACGGGGACAGACGAGGGGAGTGACTCTACTTTCGCACAAATTATCACTCCCTTCGTTGAAACAGAGGAATGGAAACGGTTTACCGATAGAGCCTCTAGTTCCTATGGATCAGGAGCAGGGCTAATGTTGGTTAATCCCGAAGGACAAGAGTTCACATATGTCATTAGTTTTGAATTCAGCACAACTAACAATGAAGCTGAATATGAAGCTTTGTTTGCTGGACTTAGAATAGCCAAAGAAATGAAAATCGAGCACCTACAGGCTTTCGTGGACTCCCAACACATAGCCAACCAGGTCCTAGGTAACTTCGAAGCAAGACAACCTACCATACAACTCTACTTGTCAAAAGTCATAGAATTGATAGAAAGCTTCAGAGGCTTCTCCATCGAACATGTGCGGAGAAGTCAGAACAAAAAGGCGGACGCCTTAAGAAAACTGGCCTCCATCACCTTCGCTTACCTAGCAAAAGAAGTCTGA
- the LOC139888939 gene encoding uncharacterized protein produces the protein MEELPLVLWAHRTTPKRSNGETPYSLVYGIEAVSPAEIHVLTNRTTNLEENEENLHLNLEKYYNKRVKSLVYKVGDYVLRLNSINKVEYEGKMGPTWEGPYIISEAFGNGSYKLETTEGKQVPRTWNGVNLRKFYF, from the coding sequence ATGGAAGAACTCCCTCTAGTCTTATGGGCTCATCGAACCACACCAAAGAGGAGTAACGGAGAAACCCCCTATAGCTTAGTTTATGGCATCGAGGCAGTATCGCCAGCTGAGATACATGTATTAACCAACAGAACTACAAATCTCGAGGAAAACGAAGAGAACCTTCATCTCAACCTTGAAAAATACTACAATAAGCGAGTCAAATCGTTAGTATACAAGGTTGGAGACTATGTTCTACGACTTAACAGCATCAACAAGGTGGAATACGAGGGAAAAATGGGTCCAACCTGGGAAGGCCCATACATAATCTCCGAAGCATTTGGAAATGGCTCGTATAAACTTGAAACCACCGAAGGGAAGCAGGTCCCACGAACCTGGAACGGAGTAAACCTGCGAAAGTTCTATTTCTAA